A window of Argopecten irradians isolate NY chromosome 14, Ai_NY, whole genome shotgun sequence contains these coding sequences:
- the LOC138307475 gene encoding uncharacterized protein — MERFESKARQVLDRLRKEKADNAPHFNKVKLDLKTCTSLREKERVKSSVTRRNIERRRDHLKQAVDEIADDLLHRHQTRTNEISKVFDEFERQVEEKVKNILRFQNDLAHLENSSDYKLIIETGSRLSAPSLPCFEVPSIDRISLKQVDIDRLYIKQMFGEEMREDIRQSFLSESLEHRESQESDKTVNETNPKDHSKCDQGVPNVEFDSTIVSVDPKPRLEVSTNLETLASQSRNHLSESSEPKIKVVTANKDRKNMLRNDEEVIDMETPQSLKVTDPSNIRKRYGSSKRRAKGYSIGEAKIISDGWRHDETQDKVHDGFYQDEKSSMQKTNPRLETPSLEKTVLRLEQPSSEKLSSCFKKSPKRPGSLSETFLQENTASGLLSIEDDILFQPRHSSSLFLNTNPIELRGDTSKSMSRGSNGVLASQSSSPVRRTSSKVNSQDEAGVILSTFQHTTLTPTAISPADNGHCWIIYNNANEIKLISNSGVVKKTVSVSGSKHLLGMTGLADGSLLICSPQTKCIKQVHYPSCHVFENFHTAPLIPVGMCVSATGDILMTLIDKWSYDKSRDSHRVLMKCNSNWKMTAEAKYSKHGGNLFVLPYKVAVSSTGKLVAVINQTSDMTSHLMLFDINLTLLLRCVGHENVVLGDKFDVTMTERFNVMDVKFDVTDNLVIIEGYTGTVQVLDPVTCRPLRILVKEQGNPWTLAVHDQYMWVGFQDGRIKFLSY, encoded by the coding sequence ATGGAAAGGTTCGAATCAAAAGCAAGACAGGTGCTGGATCGACTGAGGAAAGAAAAGGCAGACAATGCTCCACATTTCAATAAGGTAAAATTAGACTTGAAAACATGTACCAGTTTAAGAGAAAAGGAAAGGGTCAAATCTAGTGTTACCAGGAGGAATATCGAAAGGAGACGCGATCACCTCAAACAGGCGGTCGACGAGATTGCAGATGATTTGCTCCATCGGCATCAGACGCGTACAAACGAAATCTCGAAAGTTTTCGATGAATTTGAAAGGCAAGTGGAAGAAAAGGTGAAAAATATTCTAAGGTTTCAAAATGACTTGGCACATTTGGAGAATTCTTCAGACTACAAACTTATCATTGAAACTGGTAGCAGATTATCAGCACCGTCTTTGCCCTGTTTTGAAGTTCCGTCGATCGACAGGATTTCACTGAAGCAAGTCGACATTGATCGCCTCTACATAAAGCAGATGTTTGGAGAGGAAATGCGCGAGGACATCAGACAATCATTCTTGAGTGAATCCCTGGAGCACAGAGAAAGTCAAGAAAGCGACAAAACAGTTAATGAAACGAATCCAAAAGACCATTCAAAATGTGACCAAGGAGTTCCTAATGTTGAATTCGATAGCACCATCGTATCGGTAGACCCGAAACCACGACTTGAGGTTTCAACCAATTTGGAAACATTAGCTTCCCAGTCTAGAAATCATCTGTCTGAATCATCTGAGCcaaagataaaagttgtaacAGCCAACAAAGATAGGAAAAATATGTTAAGGAACGACGAGGAAGTGATCGACATGGAAACACCTCAATCCTTAAAGGTAACGGATCCCTCCAATATCAGGAAAAGGTATGGATCATCCAAACGGAGGGCCAAGGGATATTCTATAGGGGAAGCTAAGATCATATCAGATGGATGGAGACATGACGAAACACAAGACAAAGTTCATGATGGTTTCTATCAAGACGAGAAATCATCCATGCAGAAAACTAATCCtcgattggaaactccttctctAGAAAAGACAGTTTTACGTTTAGAACAACCTTCTTCGGAAAAGTTAAGTTCGTGTTTTAAAAAATCTCCGAAAAGGCCAGGCTCGCTGTCAGAAACGTTTTTGCAAGAAAATACAGCTTCGGGATTACTTAGTATCGAAGATGATATTTTGTTTCAGCCTCGACACTCTTCCTCGTTGTTTCTGAACACAAATCCAATAGAATTAAGAGGCGACACCTCAAAAAGTATGTCACGAGGTTCAAATGGTGTTCTAGCATCACAAAGCAGCTCACCAGTGAGGAGGACAAGTTCAAAGGTCAATTCGCAAGATGAAGCTGGTGTGATTCTATCAACATTCCAGCATACTACATTAACTCCGACGGCAATTTCCCCTGCTGATAATGGTCATTGTTGGATAATATACAACAATGCCAATGAAATCAAATTAATCAGCAATTCGGGTGTGGTCAAGAAGACTGTCTCTGTCTCTGGATCAAAGCATTTGCTTGGAATGACGGGACTTGCTGATGGATCTTTACTAATTTGCAGTCCACAGACGAAGTGTATTAAGCAGGTGCATTATCCTAGCTGTCATGTGTTTGAGAACTTCCATACAGCTCCTCTTATCCCTGTTGGAATGTGTGTCTCTGCCACAGGCGACATTCTGATGACTTTGATCGACAAATGGAGTTATGACAAATCGCGAGACAGCCATCGCGTCTTAATGAAATGTAACTCAAACTGGAAAATGACGGCTGAGGCAAAATACTCCAAGCATGGAGGGAATCTGTTTGTCTTGCCGTACAAGGTAGCTGTAAGTAGTACAGGGAAACTTGTGGCCGTTATCAACCAAACAAGTGACATGACGTCACACCTCATGTTATTTGATATCAACTTAACTTTGTTGCTACGCTGTGTTGGTCATGAAAACGTTGTCCTTGGCGATAagtttgacgtcacaatgacgGAAAGGTTCAACGTCATGGACGTGAAGTTTGACGTCACTGACAATCTAGTGATCATCGAAGGTTACACGGGAACCGTTCAAGTCCTTGACCCTGTCACGTGCAGGCCACTTAGAATCCTAGTTAAGGAGCAAGGAAACCCATGGACACTGGCGGTGCACGATCAATATATGTGGGTCGGATTCCAAGATGGACGCATCAAGTTCTTGTCGTACTAA